In the genome of Populus nigra chromosome 9, ddPopNigr1.1, whole genome shotgun sequence, one region contains:
- the LOC133703402 gene encoding ABC transporter B family member 15-like: protein MGGKDSMFRYADGMDKLLMFFGVLGSVGEGLRHPLTMYVLSHVINDYGSSGISLSTDTVNKYSLKLLYIAIAVGLAAFVEGLCWTRTAERQTSRMRTGYLKSVLRQEVGFFDTQDAGSSATYQVVSTISNDASAIQVAICEKIPDCLAQMSCFFFCLVFSFILSWKFTLAALPFALMFIVPGLVFGKLMMDVTMKMIEAYGVAGGIAEQAISSIRTVYSYVAENQTIDRYSRALQKTKELGIKQGFAKGLMMGSMGMVYVSWAFQAWAGTYLVTEKGEKGGSIFVAGINIMMGGLSVLGALPNLTSITEATVAATRIFQMIERTPSIDLEDKKGKALSYARGEIDFQDIHFSYPSRPDTPILRGLNLRIPAGKTVGLVGGSGSGKSTVISLLQRFYEPNEGQILLDGHKINRLQLKWWRSQMGLVNQEPVLFATSIKENILFGKEGALMDDVINAAKDANAHDFITKLTDGYETQVGQFGFQLSGGQKQRIAIARALIRDPKILLLDEATSALDAQSERIVQDAIDQASKGRTTITIAHRLSTIRTANLIVVLQSGRVIESGSHEQLMQINNGRGGEYFRMVQLQQIAAQKENFNDFIYRNDGKNSFRMSPAPSPVSLRKSTPRTPVLSPFSPALSIGTPYSYSIYDPDDESFEDDLNQLNYQAPFQWRLLKMNAPEWGRGLTGCLAAIGAGAVQPINAYCAGSLMSNYFRSDKSAIKHKSNVLALIFLFIGALNFITSLLQHYNFAVMGERLTKRVREKLLAKLITFEIGWFDDDENTSAAICARLATEASMVRSLVGDRMSLLVQTFFGSVFAYSIGLVLTWRLTLVMIAVQPLVIGSFYLRSVLMKSMAGKAQKAQMEGSQLASEAVINHRTIAAFSSEKRMLELFKATLRGPKEESVKHSWLSGLGLFCSQFFNTAFITLTYWYGGRLLTEGLITSERLFQAFLILLFTAYVIAEAGSMTNDISKGGNAIRTIFAILDRKSEIDPNNSFDASNIRRKLNGQVEFNNVYFAYPTRPDQMIFKGLNLKIEAGKTVALVGPSGSGKSTIIGLIERFYDPLKGAVFIDRQDIKSYNLRMLRCHIALVSQEPTLFAGTIRENIAYGKENARESEIRKAAVAANAHEFISGMKDGYDTYCGERGVQLSGGQKQRIALARAILKDPSILLLDEATSALDSVSESLVQEALEKMMVGRTCVVIAHRLSTIQKSNCIAVIKNGKVVEQGSHKELIALGSGGEYYSLTKLQSGSSSYQ from the exons ATGGGTGGTAAAGATAGCATGTTTCGGTACGCTGATGGCATGGACAAGTTGTTGATGTTCTTTGGGGTTTTGGGCAGTGTTGGAGAAGGGTTACGACACCCTCTCACAATGTATGTTCTTAGCCATGTCATCAATGACTATGGTAGCTCTGGTATTTCTTTGTCTACTGATACTGTAAACAAG TATTCTCTCAAGCTCCTGTATATTGCAATTGCTGTTGGACTTGCTGCATTTGTTG AAGGATTGTGTTGGACGAGAACTGCTGAGAGACAGACTTCTCGGATGAGAACGGGATATTTGAAATCGGTCCTTAGACAAGAAGTTGGTTTCTTTGACACTCAAGATGCTGGTTCTTCCGCAACCTATCAAGTTGTCAGCACCATCTCCAATGATGCCAGTGCTATCCAAGTAGCAATATGTGAGAAG ATACCTGACTGCCTTGCACAAATGTCATGCTTCTTCTTCTGCCTTGTGTTTTCCTTCATACTATCGTGGAAGTTTACTCTGGCAGCTCTTCCTTTTGCATTGATGTTTATTGTCCCAGGACTTGTATTCGGGAAGCTCATGATGGACGTGACAATGAAGATGATTGAAGCTTATGGAGTTGCTGGTGGGATTGCGGAACAAGCCATTTCTTCAATAAGAACTGTATACTCATATGTGGCGGAGAATCAAACAATAGACCGGTACAGCCGAGCACTTCAAAAGACTAAAGAATTAGGAATAAAGCAAGGTTTCGCAAAGGGATTGATGATGGGAAGCATGGGAATGGTTTATGTAAGTTGGGCATTTCAAGCTTGGGCTGGCACTTATTTGGTGACTGAGAAGGGAGAAAAGGGTGGTTCTATCTTTGTAGCTGGAATCAATATAATGATGGGAGGACT GAGCGTATTAGGTGCACTCCCAAATCTAACTTCCATCACAGAGGCAACAGTTGCTGCTACGCGTATTTTTCAAATGATTGAACGAACTCCAAGTATAGACTTGGAAGACAAGAAGGGGAAGGCTTTATCATATGCAAGAGGAGAAATTGATTTTCAGGACATACATTTTAGCTATCCATCAAGACCTGACACACCAATCTTGCGAGGGTTGAATCTCAGGATTCCAGCTGGTAAGACAGTTGGTCTTGTGGGAGGCAGTGGCTCCGGAAAGTCTACAGTCATTTCATTGCTTCAAAGATTTTATGAGCCCAATGAAGGACAAATTCTCTTAGATGGACACAAAATAAATAGGCTTCAGCTCAAATGGTGGAGATCCCAAATGGGTCTAGTTAATCAGGAACCAGTCCTCTTTGCCACATCTATAAAGGAGAATATATTGTTTGGGAAGGAAGGTGCCTTGATGGATGATGTGATCAATGCTGCTAAGGATGCAAATGCACATGACTTCATAACTAAGTTAACTGATGGATATGAGACACAA GTTGGCCAGTTTGGATTTCAATTATCTGGGGGGCAAAAGCAGCGTATTGCCATAGCAAGGGCTCTGATCAGAGACCCCAAAATCCTGCTTCTAGATGAGGCAACCAGTGCACTGGATGCACAGTCTGAAAGAATAGTTCAGGATGCAATTGATCAGGCATCGAAAGGAAGGACAACAATCACCATTGCGCATCGCCTCTCCACAATCAGAACAGCAAACCTGATTGTTGTTCTTCAATCAGGGAGAGTAATTGAATCAGGTTCACATGAACAGTTAATGCAAATAAATAATGGAAGAGGTGGAGAATACTTCCGGATGGTGCAGTTGCAACAGATAGCAGCacagaaagaaaattttaatgacTTCATCTATAGAAATGATGGAAAGAACTCCTTTAGAATGAGTCCTGCTCCCAGTCCGGTTAGCTTGAGAAAAAGCACTCCACGCACCCCAGTGTTAAGCCCCTTTAGCCCAGCATTGTCTATCGGCACACCTTATTCCTACTCAATCTATGATCCTGATGATGAAAGTTTCGAAGACGACTTAAACCAACTGAATTATCAGGCACCTTTTCAGTGGCGTCTGCTGAAAATGAATGCACCTGAATGGGGACGAGGCTTGACTGGATGCTTGGCTGCAATAGGTGCTGGAGCGGTTCAACCTATTAATGCTTACTGTGCAGGATCACTTATGTCAAACTACTTCCGCAGTGACAAATCTGCTATCAAACATAAATCCAACGTATtggccttgatttttttatttattggtgCTCTCAACTTCATCACCAGCCTCCTCCAACATTATAATTTTGCAGTTATGGGAGAGAGGTTGACGAAAAGAGTACGCGAGAAACTGCTAGCAAAGCTGATTACTTTTGAGATAGGGtggtttgatgatgatgagaatACAAGTGCAGCAATTTGTGCAAGGCTAGCCACTGAAGCCAGCATGGTTCGCTCCCTTGTTGGGGATCGGATGTCATTGCTAGTACAAACATTCTTTGGTTCTGTCTTTGCTTATTCAATAGGACTTGTTCTAACATGGAGGCTAACCCTTGTTATGATAGCTGTGCAACCATTAGTTATTGGAAGTTTTTATTTGAGGAGTGTTTTGATGAAAAGTATGGCCGGGAAAGCACAAAAGGCACAAATGGAAGGAAGCCAGCTAGCAAGTGAAGCTGTTATTAACCACAGAACTATAGCTGCATTCTCTTCTGAGAAGAGAATGTTGGAGCTTTTCAAAGCCACTTTGAGAGGTCCTAAAGAAGAGAGTGTTAAGCACTCATGGCTGTCAGGTCTTGGCCTGTTTTGCTCCCAGTTTTTTAACACGGCTTTTATCACACTAACATACTGGTATGGTGGGAGGCTCCTGACGGAAGGGTTAATAACCTCAGAGCGCCTATTCCAAGCATTTTTGATACTGCTTTTCACTGCTTATGTCATTGCAGAAGCTGGAAGCATGACTAATGATATATCCAAAGGAGGCAATGCCATTCGAACAATATTTGCAATTCTCGATAGGAAAAGTGAGATTGATCCAAACAACTCATTTGATGCTTCGAACATCAGGAGAAAGTTAAATGGCCAAGTGGAGTTCAACAATGTCTACTTTGCTTATCCAACAAGACCAGATCAAATGATCTTCAAAGGCTTGAACCTCAAAATTGAAGCAGGGAAGACAGTGGCACTGGTAGGGCCAAGTGGTTCTGGAAAATCTACTATCATTGGACTTATTGAGAGGTTTTACGATCCCTTGAAAGGAGCAGTTTTTATTGATAGACAGGACATAAAGAGCTACAACTTAAGAATGCTGAGATGTCATATTGCACTAGTCAGTCAAGAACCAACACTGTTTGCTGGCACTATCCGCGAAAATATTGCCTATGGCAAAGAGAATGCAAGAGAATCTGAGATACGAAAGGCTGCAGTTGCTGCCAATGCACATGAATTCATCAG TGGAATGAAAGATGGGTATGATACCTACTGTGGAGAAAGAGGAGTTCAGCTATCAGGAGGTCAAAAACAAAGGATAGCACTTGCTCGTGCGATACTGAAGGATCCATCAATCCTGCTGTTGGATGAGGCAACCAGTGCACTTGACAGTGTGTCAGAGAGCTTAGTTCAAGAGGCACTTGAGAAGATGATGGTTGGCAGAACATGTGTAGTCATTGCTCACAGACTATCAACAATTCAGAAATCCAACTGCATTGCGGTTATCAAGAATGGAAAGGTTGTAGAACAAGGCTCACACAAAGAACTCATAGCATTAGGTAGCGGTGGAGAATACTACTCTCTGACAAAACTACAAAGCGGAAGCTCCTCTTATCAGTAA